TGCACCTGTGGAAAGAGAGTCAAGTGCTGGATCTGTGGCTTTTGACGAAGGCGAAGATGTGCGGAAACACCGCAATGGCCCTGCACTCTCTTTGAAGGGCAAAGTGTGAGTAGCAGTAAGCTGTGAACTATTCGACGCCGACTCGATTATCAAGGCGCTGCCAGGTCTGGCTGCCGAAGCCTACTCAGAGGAGATGGGTGGTCGAGTCCCGGAATAGAGTTGACAGTTCAAACGTTGCTCACTGGAACCTATGTTTGAAGCATAACGGTGCGGGAGTCGTCTTATAGACTGCTTTAGAACATTTATTACAGATTTAGCACTCCCATAAGCTTGAGCCggcatcctcaacagcataTACACAGTATTCACCTCCTCCTAAGCCCCAGATgcctcttcaactcatcatgcCACACTAAGCTCGGGTACAACAGCCTACATGTTTATTTCATCCTTGGCTCCCAGTTCTTGTCCAACTTTTCTTCCCTCAGTCTCTCAAGTCGTTCCGTCAAATTATTGTGCGTCCATTTCATAGGTCCCCTATCCCGCGCCGCCTCAAGTGCGTCGCAAACCGCGTGGTAGACTTCACCGAAATTACGAAAAATGTAGTCAAGTGCAGCAGTAAGAAGATTGTCCACGTTGTAccttttctttgccttttcgaTGTACTTGTTGACCCGTTCGTACGTGATGCCATCCATCTCACGATATTTGTCGAGTAAGTATTGCGCAAACTCGATGTGGAGATCTGATGCCTTCACCTCATTGTCTCCAAACTGCCTACCCATTCTCTTGAGAGTCAATTAGAATGTGAAACTCTTGTAGCGGCACTGTGGGGTGAGTGCCCATGGATGGATTGTCCTTACCTCGCAGTCAATGCATATGCTTTTCTTGAGGAACACATAGTTGGGGCACTTGACTTCTGGTGTCCAACACAAGATGCAAGGGAATATCCGAATAGCTCTGTTGATATTCATTGTACTCCTCCGAGTGACCCTAGAAGATTGATCTCAAGTTTGAGCAATTCTCAGGGAAGGTTGTCAAAGGTCCGAAAGATGCGAAGCAAGATGTTCATATGGTAAATGAAGTATTCATCGTCTTTATAGACTCGATTGATATAAGTAAGGAGAATCTGGTCATATTAACGGGGATAAAGCCTGGTTTTtatccttcaacttcacccATGTCTTCTAATATATCTCCATCGGTTAAGCTAACAAACAATTTCACACAGATATGAATAAAACTCTGTATTCATACAATGCCTTGATAAAAAAAAACTCGAGTGGTTGCACCGAGATTTCGGAGTATTGACTGATCTTACTTTCTACTGGCGCTGTTGTCGTACAGCATCCAACGTTTAAAATGAGTGTAAGTGGATGGAAGGGAGGTGGCTGCAATATTGGTTCCATGGTCCACGTCCAAAAGAAATTCTCGCACATCGTAAGATACAACCATGCCCTTGATGGATTCAAAATTTAAATTGTGTGTAACAAGTTCAACGGTTCTGATCCATACCTGGCGATATTCTTTTGTGTTGCCTTTGCTGTACCCATCATGCATAGTGCGGATCTACAGTATCCTTTGGGGAAAGCACTGTCTATGATGCGCGACCCAAGTTGTTGACATGATGGGTTGTCAATGCTTCGTGGTCATGCTCATGACACCTCCCAACTTCGCATTGGGACCGCCAACAACGCCCGTAACCTTGCTATAACTACTCACCAGGTAGCGGCCTTAGTAAATCCCAATTCAGTGAATATCCGCTGGTAGAGCACAGGCGTTCCCAACTTCGTGCCGCGACCGGCTCCCTTCTGTCAATAGCTACCCCACCAACGAACAAAACAGCAAAAGATGGCACTCAGCGTCCACGAGATCTCCCAGTTACGTGCTGCCTTGCAAGATGCCGTCGTCAAATGTTCAGAAAGATGCTTGTATCAGTCGTCAAAATGGTGATCAGTTTCACCAAACTGTAATTAATCATGGCGCATAAACTAACGTTGTCAGGGCTGCTGAACTGCTCAATGCGCTCCCCGagatcgaagaagacgaagaaaacatcaaccCTTCAGACCCCGGACACACCTCTCCGATATTCGCTGCGAACAGCGATCCAGAGGAAGCAATTCtggaagccaaagagcttAGCAAATATCTCTTAGCCAAATCTCTCTTTGACTGTCGAGAATATGATCGTTGCGCTGCTGTGTTTCTGCCCGACTCCCTCCTTTCAAGTGTTCTTGCCTCGCGTGTAGACAACACTTCAGCATCCACCACCGCTGTAAAGGGGAAGGGGAAGGCGTCCAGCGCTTCATCTGTGATGCCACTACCAAAGCTCAGTCAGAAGAGCCTGTTCTTAGCACTATACGCCAAGTTCATGTCCGGGGAGAAGCGCAGGAACGAAGACTCCGAGATGGTTATGGGCCCTCAGGATCTTGGTACAGTGGCCAATAAGCAATTACTTGTAATCGGTCGATTCTTAGCAACTTGGTTCGAGGAGAGGACAACGGAAGACGATGAGGTATTGGGAAGCCAGGGATGGCTCGAATATTTGTGGGTGCTATTCTTGTTGATTTAGTGTTGGTCGACTAATCACAACTTACAGGTATGGCATGGTGCtagccaaagagaagaacgatGACAAGGCACTGGAATATTTTATTCGAAGCGTGCACAAGTACACCATGAATTGGGGCTGCTGGTTGGAAATGACGTCGTTAATATctcgagttgaagatgtgagTCTCCCATGTAGTGTCATCGCTTCTTTTCAATCGCTAACACCTTCCAAGTTGAATCGGATATCCAGACATTGTCCTCAGAATATTGTCTCTTACATGTTCCACCTGCACACCTCTCTAGAACTCTACCAACAAGGGCCCGGTCTGGCCAATTCTCTTGAACAACTTCTCTCGATATTCCCAACATCCTCTTTCCTTCTCACATGCAATGCACTCCTAGCATATCACGCCAAGGACTTGATGGCTGCTGAACAGCACTTTACTCGACTGCTGGCACTCCATCCACATCGGCTAGATTCTCTCGACCATTATTCTAACATTCTCTACGTTCTCAATCTTCGTCCAAAACTGGCTTTCCTGGCACACCTATGTTCCAGCGTGGACAAATTCAGGCCCGAGTCTTGCGTGGTGATCGGAAATTATTACTCTTTACTATCGATGCATGAGAAGGCTGTCCAATATTTCCGTCGTGCGTTAACGCTGGACCGGTCATGCTTGTCAGCATGGACGCTAATGGGTCACGAATATGTTGAACTTAAAAACACCCATGCGGCAATCGAGTCGTACCGCCGTGCAGTTGACGTGAACCGCCGGGACTATCGGGCCTGGTATGGTCTTGGTCAAACATacgagatgttggagatgcaTACATACTCATTATGGTACtacaagaaggctgctggtCTACGACCATGGGACGGAAAGATGTGGATGGCTGTAGGCTCATGTCTACAAAAGATGGGCCGAGAACGAGATGGCATCAAAGCCTTAAAGCGAGCTTTACTAGCTGACGCTTACTATGACGTGGGGAGCAGTTTTGGTAGCGGtgatctccttggcagccgGAGCGCCACGGGTCATATGGACCCCGACATCCTTCTGCAGATTGCGATGATGTACGACCaacttggtgaagaggaagaagccaggTCATACATGGAATTATGCGTGGCCCaggaagatggtggtggagctgcagaagctgatcCGGCTGAGTCCATTGCTATTCACAACGACTCTCCACCCGGCTCAGATAATGGAGCCGGGGGCAACGAGAACCCAGGGAATGAGGGAACCGGGGTCACGGCGGCGACAAGCAAAGCGCGCATGTGGCTGGCAAAGTTCTCAATGCGCACTGGAGATTACATAACGGCCTCTCGACTTGCGGGAGAGTTGTGTcaggatggtgttgaagtggAGGAAGCAAAAGCACTTGTGAGAGAAGTTCGGTCTCGAATGGAAGCGACGGGAATGCTCGACCCGCTGAGTTAGCAAtatcagcaaggacaagTACATGCCTAATCGTGTATTCTAAAGTATGCAGCCAAGGATATCTTTGGTTGATGCGAACATGCATCACGTTGCTCATGCAATGTTCAAATAAAGATGGCTAGTAAATGATGTTATTGCAGAGAATACATTCTCCACGGGTAGCCATTCCAGAACACGCTAGCAGTAGTGATCTACTATGTACCTATTTaaagcttctccagatcTACCGCcgatttcatcatcgatcaTTCTCCTGAAAGCTGTCCTCGTAAATGGTACTCCCGTGATGAGAGTTGAGGTCGGGCCGATGATTGAAGTTTATGCATGCACCATTGACACTGAAGTCTGGACATTTACATAGGTCAGCCTCAAGGAGTAAGAAAATATCATTGATACAGGGTCTTAAAACAAACTCAGCAAAAAGCCCCCTAAGCTTAAGCTgaatttacctaaatattttcaTCGCTTAGGGTCCGGCAAGGTCCCAAGCAATGCACATTTCAGTACTCGAACTTGCCTTATTGAATGATAATCGCGGGAATCTTCATGAACCAAGCCCAAAGCTCGGGAACCCCTTGCTATAGCAAGATCCTCCATTGGTATATGACTGACTATAGATCGTGACGATTATGAAAGCAAGTCAAGAACTAACATTATTCTGGCTAGTCATAATACAAAGACCTCTATGCAAGATGGCAACCCAATATCTCCGTATTATCTTCCTATTGCAATCTACCGAGATGCCATGTCCTTCCGTGAGCAATCTCCCACCATCATTTAGTGTCGATAATACAGTTTAGTTTAACTTTGCTTTCCCCAGGATTGATCACATAGCCAAAGCTGCAATACCAGCCAACACGAAAGCCCCAAAGCTTCCAGACACCTTGTTAGCAGCGGCCGAAGGCACAGAAGCCTCGATAGTACCAGTAGGGTTGACCGGGGGCGGGGCagctcgagatggaggaacAGCCGGTTGCCCGGGAAtagagggaggaggaggaggagaccCTGGGGCAGGAACCGAAACCTCGGGGGGCGGAGGAAGTGGCCGGGTTCCAGCAGCTGGAACTGTAGTTTCTGGTAGAGAGGGCTCAGGtgcaggaggagggggagaaGGGGGAGAAGGGGGAGCTTCTGGTATAGGAACagtgggcttgggcttcgctggtggaagagaagactcATAGTATGGGACTGTAGCCTTGGTAGGAGGCAGCGGTGGCGCAGGAGCAGATGAGGACATTGCTGGAGGCGTGGGGGACATTGGCTGGCTAGGGGGGGCTGTGGGATAGACAACTGTCCCAGGGGACTTTGTGTCCTGCGTGTAGGTGACAGTACAGGGGCAGTCTGTTTCATATGTCAACTGAAATCCAGGAACGAGTAGGCAGTCATCATTACTCACTCGTGATGGTCAAATAAGTTGGCTCCGTGGCCGTGTAGGTGAGATTTTTATGGTGAAACGTGGTAGGTTCCTATTATATTCTTAGTCAAGCTGAACTCAGCTCATATTCTAGTTCAGACTCACAGGGCAATAAAATGAGTAGCCAGACGTGATGGTGGTCACGAAGGTCGCGGCCGTGCTGTGGTCCGTTTCATTTTTGAAGGGCGGTTTCGGGATGGGCGACATCACCGGAACAGAGCCAGCAGTAATACCCCTAATGAGCACGACCGCTGAGAAAGCCTTGtagatcttcatcttcggcGTTAAGTTTGTGTCTGAGTATAGAGGCCAAGGATGGTATTTGGGGAAGATatgaggatgtcaagaaaTGTTAAACACTGGATTGTTGAAGATAACCAGGCAGCATTTATACTTCACAAACTGACATGTGAGCGCATATGGAAACCACAGAACAACCTTCTAAATCAAGAGGCTACGGGGTTTCCGAATACCGGTATACGTGAACGACGGGAGACCCCGATGTGATTGTAGGGCTGAAGATGGCTCTCGATGTAGAGGATGGGACAATTATATGGAAGTTATTCGACAGTTTCCGTCACagagcttgcttggctttcACTTACACAAGATAAGGAATCATATAAACAAGTTATTGATATAATCACACTCAGGGTAACTCAAATAAATCTCAAGCCTACACCAGATGTTATACAGATGTTTTGTGGGCGAGCCAAGTCTCATTGGGGCGGCGACGAAGTATTCAAAGTCATGATATCATATCTCGTTATTGGGCGATTTCAGTACCTTCGGCATCGGTGTGCGCCTCTTTCGACTGCATAATATTGCAATGAGCGGCGAGTCCGTCCGTTCAAATATCCTTCTGAATTTCAAGTGTTTGTTTGAGTAAGAGCTTTAGATAACACAAA
This region of Fusarium verticillioides 7600 chromosome 3, whole genome shotgun sequence genomic DNA includes:
- a CDS encoding anaphase-promoting complex subunit 8; its protein translation is MALSVHEISQLRAALQDAVVKCSERCLYQSSKWAAELLNALPEIEEDEENINPSDPGHTSPIFAANSDPEEAILEAKELSKYLLAKSLFDCREYDRCAAVFLPDSLLSSVLASRVDNTSASTTAVKGKGKASSASSVMPLPKLSQKSLFLALYAKFMSGEKRRNEDSEMVMGPQDLGTVANKQLLVIGRFLATWFEERTTEDDEVLGSQGWLEYLYGMVLAKEKNDDKALEYFIRSVHKYTMNWGCWLEMTSLISRVEDLNRISRHCPQNIVSYMFHLHTSLELYQQGPGLANSLEQLLSIFPTSSFLLTCNALLAYHAKDLMAAEQHFTRLLALHPHRLDSLDHYSNILYVLNLRPKLAFLAHLCSSVDKFRPESCVVIGNYYSLLSMHEKAVQYFRRALTLDRSCLSAWTLMGHEYVELKNTHAAIESYRRAVDVNRRDYRAWYGLGQTYEMLEMHTYSLWYYKKAAGLRPWDGKMWMAVGSCLQKMGRERDGIKALKRALLADAYYDVGSSFGSGDLLGSRSATGHMDPDILLQIAMMYDQLGEEEEARSYMELCVAQEDGGGAAEADPAESIAIHNDSPPGSDNGAGGNENPGNEGTGVTAATSKARMWLAKFSMRTGDYITASRLAGELCQDGVEVEEAKALVREVRSRMEATGMLDPLS